Genomic window (Candidatus Effluviviaceae Genus V sp.):
TGAGCCAGGATCAAACTCTCCGTTGTAGTTCTGATCCTTTGTGCCGCCCCACACCGTGGGACGGCCCGTTATCGGACCTATGCTAGAAACCCATGTGGACCACGCTCCCAAAGGAGCGCAGCGCCACGGGGCCCTGCCGGGATGGCTCGTACTGACACGCTATTCAAATGTCAAAGAGCTAAGTTTTCCCAGTCCCGGTCACGTCGTACCGGGCCTTTGCAACCCTGCTAGTGTAGTCATCCGCCCCGGTGCTGTCAAGCGGAAATTCGAGGTTTCGACGTTTTTCTTACCGGGACGATCCTAGCTCTCCTCGAGAGCCACGTTCTCCGGAACCACACGGACGAAGCGTCGCTTCCCGGCCTGCAGAAGCACCGGCTCCCGAACGGAGACTGTGGAGTCTACATCAGTGACCTGCATCCCGTCAAGCCGAATTCCGCCCTGCTTGATGAGACGCCTCGCTTCACCGTTCGACTTCGCCAGGCCCGCCGCTCTGACGAGCGCCACGATCCAGACGGCCTCCGGATCATCCTGCCCCTCGATCCGGATGGCGGGCTCGGGTATGTCATCGGGAGTGCCGCCCGAGACGAACATGCGGTCGAACTCCTGCTCCGCATCCCGCGCGGCGCGTTCATCATGATAGAGCGCCACGAGCTCCCGCGCAAGTCTGCGCTTCACATCACGCGGGTTCGTTCTCTCCCGGTCCAGCTCGCCCTTGATCGTCGCGACCTCATCCGGCAGGAGCTCCGTGGCCAGCTCGAAGTACCTCACGATCATGTCGTCGGGTATCGACATCGTCTTGCCGTAGATCTCCCGCGGCGGCTCGGAGATGCCGATGTAGTTTCCGATGCTCTTGCTCATTCTCCGTACGCCGTCGGTTCCCTCGAGGACCGGCAGGAGCATCACGACCTGCGGCTCGATCGCGTACGCCTTCTGAAGCTCGCGGCCGACGAGGCAGTTGAACTTCTGCTCAGTCGCACCGAGCTCGACGTCGGAACGGATCGCCACCGAGTCGTACCCCTGCATCAGCGGATAGAACAGCTCGTGGATGCTGATCGGTTCCTCGTTCCTGAAGCGCGTCGTGAAGTCGTCGCGCTCGAGAATGCGCGCGATGGTGTAACGTCCGGCGAGGTCCATCACATCGGCGAACGACATCTTCGAGAACCACGCTCCATTCATCACGACCTCGAGCTTCTCGGGATCGGGGTCGACGATCGAATGCAGCTGCTCCTGATACGTAACGGCGTTCTCCATCACCTGCTCGTGCGTGAGGCGCGGACGCGTCTCCGACCGTTCCGTCGGGTCGCCGATCATCCCGGTGTAGTCGCCGATGATCACGACGACGCGGTGACCGAGGTCCTGGAACGCCCGGAGCTTTCTGAGTCCGATGGCGTGGCCCAGGTGGAGGTCGGGCGCGCTCGGGTCGAATCCCTGCTTCACCCGGAGCTGCCTTCCCTCGCGGACGGAGGTCTCGAGTTTCCGCTCGAGGTCCTCCGGCTTGATGACCTCGACCGTACCGTCGAGCAGGATGTCCATCTGGCGCTTCACGGACAGCATGATGTTCCCCGGAACTCACGTTGCAGCTGTGTTCAGGCCTCGACCGGACCCGAAGGACGCGGGCGAACAGAACGACGCCCCCGCGCGTCAGATGACCGATGGCCAGGGGCGGACTTGACTGCATATTACATACCAGCCGGGGCGACACACACGCAAGCGGAAAACGGCCCTCAGCGGGGCCGTGCGGGCCTCTGAGAACGTGTCAGGCAACGGCTCGTAAGGCCCCGAGAACCCCTCGGCGTCCCCCGCGGCGCCGGGTAGCCCGTCGTCTTGACTTGCCGCGTCCACTCGGGTACCGTCCTTGAGGCCCCCCTCACAAGGGGACGTCGTCTTCCTGGAGAGCTCTCACATGATGAAGCGCTGGCTCATCGTCTTCGGCATCGTGCTCGCGGGCCTCTCGCTCGCGACCGTCGTCGCCATCCTCTTCCTCTCGCGGGACCTCCCCTCGCCGTCGCTGCTCGAGTCGGTCGAGCCGACGGTGGGCACGACCGTGTACGACCGGAACGGGGAGATCCTCCACGAGTTCTTCCGCGAGAACCGGGTCGTCGTGCCGCTTGATGACATCTCCCCCTTCATGATCGCGGCGATCACCTCGACCGAGGACCAGGAGTTCCGGGAGCACTGGGGGATCGACGTATACGCGATCATCCGCGCAGCTCTCACGAACGTTCGTGCCGGGCGTGTGGTCCAGGGCGCCAGCACCATCACCCAGCAGCTGGCCAGGGACCTCTTCCTGACCCAGGAGGTCAGCCTCACCCGAAAGCTCAGAGAGGCGCTGCTGGCCCTCCGCATCGAGCAGACGTACTCGAAGGACAGGATCCTCGAGCTCTACCTCAATCAGATCTACTTCGGCGGCGGCGCCTACGGCGTCGAGGCGGCGGCGCAGGACCTCTTCGGCAGGAGCTCGTCGGAACTCGAGCTCGCGGAGGCGGCGCTTCTCGCGGGACTCCCGAAGAACCCGAGTGGATACTCGCCGCGCAGACACCCCGAGAGGGCGCGCGAGAGGAGGAGCCTCGTCCTCGACATGATGGTCGCCGCCGGCAGGATAGCGCCCGACGAGGCCGCGGCGGCGGACACCGTGAGCATCGAGCTCAGGCCCGAGGAGGAGGAACTCGGACACCGCGCCTACTACATTGAGCACGTCCGCCGCGACGTCATCGGACGGTACGGCGCCGAGGCGCTCTACTCGGGCGGCCTGAGCATCTACACGACGCTCGACTCGGCGCTCCAGGACACGGCCGAGGCGATCCTGGAGGAGCGCTTCGCACGACTCGAGGAGGAGTACGACTTCCCCTTCAAGCGCGGCGAGCCGTTCGATCCGGACACGACGCAGCACATCCCCTATGTTCAGGGCGCGCTGCTGGCGGTCGATGTCCGCACGGGCGGCATTCTGGCGATGGTGGGAGGACGCGACTACCGGGACAGCCAGTTCAACCGGGCCACCCAGGCGCCCCGCCAGCCCGGCTCGGGCTTCAAGCCGTTCGTCTACACGGCCGCCATCGACAACGGATTCTCACCGGCCGACACGCTGCTCGACGCTCCGGTGCTCATTCCCGGCGCCGGCCCGCCCATCGTTTTCGACGAGCTGGACCCGCCGGTCGAGCTGCCGACCGACTGGTCGCCCGAGAACTACTCTCGCGAGTTCCACGGAACCGTCCGTCTCCGCTACGCCCTCAAGCGCTCTATCAACATCCCGGCCATCAAGCTGGGCCTTCTCGTCGGACCGGACGTCATCGCCGACTACGCCCGGAGGATGGGCATCACGACGCCGCTCCACCCGGTCTTTTCGCTGCCGCTGGGGAGCGGAGAGGTCCTTCTCATCGACATGGTGCGGGCCTACGGCGTGCTCGCCAACCAGGGAGTCCGTCTGGAGCCGTACGCCATCGAGCGCATCGAGGACCGCTCGGGCAATGTCCTCGAGACCCACGCCGTGCGAAGCCGCGAGGTGCTCTCGGCGCAGACTGCGTACGTCGTCACGAGCATGATGGAAAGCGTGATCAACAGCGGGACGGGATGGGCGGCCCGGGCGTGGGGCTTCCGGCACCCGGCTGCCGGCAAGACGGGCACGACGAACGACTGCACCGACGCATGGTTCGTCGGGTTCACGCCGAACGTCATCTGCGGCGTGTGGGGCGGCTTCGACGACAGGTCGTCGATGGGTCCGAAGATGACCGGCGCCCGCGTGGCGCTTCCGGTGTGGACCGAGTTCATGAAGACCGCGCACGCCGGGCTCCCCAGGGAGCCGTTCGAGCCCCCGCCCGGCATCGTAACGCGGACGATCTGCACAAAGACCGGAGCACTCGCGACCGAGGATTGCCCCGAGACCCTTGAGGAGGTCTTCCCTCAGGGCGCCGAACCGGTCCGCCACTGCGAGCGCCACGCGCCCGAGGAGCGGGAGCCGGAGCCGCGAACGGGGATCTTCGGCCTCTGAGCGTGTCTGATGGCAGCCCCCCGGGGCCGCTCACGCGTCGTCCTGCGATGGACCGCCCAGATCTCCGATGATGGTCGCCCTCTTCTCGGGCGGCTCCTCACCGACATCGAACGCACCGAGGACCACATCGACGGCCTCGTCGGCAGCTACGTCGGTCGCGGCGTGGATGACCGCGAGAGGTTCTCCCTGCTCTACCTTCGTCCCGACGGGCGCAGCGATGACGATCCCGACGGCGGGGTCGACCGGGTCGCCAAGCCGCAATCGGCCGGCGCCCAGCCGGACCGACGCCCTGCCGACCGCCAGCGCGTCCACCGAGCGCACAAACCCGTTCGACGCGGAAGCGACGGCCCGCGTCAC
Coding sequences:
- a CDS encoding tyrosine--tRNA ligase, giving the protein MLSVKRQMDILLDGTVEVIKPEDLERKLETSVREGRQLRVKQGFDPSAPDLHLGHAIGLRKLRAFQDLGHRVVVIIGDYTGMIGDPTERSETRPRLTHEQVMENAVTYQEQLHSIVDPDPEKLEVVMNGAWFSKMSFADVMDLAGRYTIARILERDDFTTRFRNEEPISIHELFYPLMQGYDSVAIRSDVELGATEQKFNCLVGRELQKAYAIEPQVVMLLPVLEGTDGVRRMSKSIGNYIGISEPPREIYGKTMSIPDDMIVRYFELATELLPDEVATIKGELDRERTNPRDVKRRLARELVALYHDERAARDAEQEFDRMFVSGGTPDDIPEPAIRIEGQDDPEAVWIVALVRAAGLAKSNGEARRLIKQGGIRLDGMQVTDVDSTVSVREPVLLQAGKRRFVRVVPENVALEES
- a CDS encoding PBP1A family penicillin-binding protein gives rise to the protein MMKRWLIVFGIVLAGLSLATVVAILFLSRDLPSPSLLESVEPTVGTTVYDRNGEILHEFFRENRVVVPLDDISPFMIAAITSTEDQEFREHWGIDVYAIIRAALTNVRAGRVVQGASTITQQLARDLFLTQEVSLTRKLREALLALRIEQTYSKDRILELYLNQIYFGGGAYGVEAAAQDLFGRSSSELELAEAALLAGLPKNPSGYSPRRHPERARERRSLVLDMMVAAGRIAPDEAAAADTVSIELRPEEEELGHRAYYIEHVRRDVIGRYGAEALYSGGLSIYTTLDSALQDTAEAILEERFARLEEEYDFPFKRGEPFDPDTTQHIPYVQGALLAVDVRTGGILAMVGGRDYRDSQFNRATQAPRQPGSGFKPFVYTAAIDNGFSPADTLLDAPVLIPGAGPPIVFDELDPPVELPTDWSPENYSREFHGTVRLRYALKRSINIPAIKLGLLVGPDVIADYARRMGITTPLHPVFSLPLGSGEVLLIDMVRAYGVLANQGVRLEPYAIERIEDRSGNVLETHAVRSREVLSAQTAYVVTSMMESVINSGTGWAARAWGFRHPAAGKTGTTNDCTDAWFVGFTPNVICGVWGGFDDRSSMGPKMTGARVALPVWTEFMKTAHAGLPREPFEPPPGIVTRTICTKTGALATEDCPETLEEVFPQGAEPVRHCERHAPEEREPEPRTGIFGL